In a single window of the Amycolatopsis sp. cg5 genome:
- a CDS encoding sensor histidine kinase, with translation MRRRIVTLAVTAAMLAIFLFGLPLGFGVVKFYRASEYSELERAADSVMVAVAPDLVEGIPPTRLPQLDPEESEALVGVYTPDGTLLIGEGPKKADHVVMKARGSDWASGDVGDQLVVAVPVVNGDELSGMVRAAIPRSQLYRHVAVTWLGMLGLAVVAIATTWLVARRLAARLARPLEELSAAAERLGEGDFTVRARRAGLPETDRVAETLDTTAERIRETLEREQAFAANASHQLRTPLTGLRLQLEAALESPDMEPRHAIAAGISSADRLERTIDDLIALSRLTRKPNTPLDLHALLAELRPGWEELLDGRGLRIVTSDTWPPRASAAAVRQVLGVLLDNAVIHGSGTVTVLVREAGDAIAVDVSDEGAGIDGDVDLFAVAHTTAEGHGIGLALARSLAEAEGGRLRLTRPTPPTFTLLLPGEDPADGD, from the coding sequence GTGCGGAGAAGGATCGTCACGCTGGCCGTGACGGCGGCGATGCTGGCGATCTTCCTCTTCGGGCTGCCGCTGGGGTTCGGCGTGGTCAAGTTCTACCGGGCCAGCGAATACTCCGAGCTGGAACGGGCCGCCGACTCCGTCATGGTGGCCGTGGCGCCGGACCTCGTCGAGGGCATCCCGCCGACGCGGCTGCCGCAGCTGGACCCCGAGGAGTCGGAGGCGCTGGTCGGCGTCTACACCCCGGACGGCACGCTGCTCATCGGCGAAGGCCCGAAAAAGGCCGACCACGTCGTGATGAAGGCGCGGGGTTCCGACTGGGCGAGCGGTGACGTCGGCGACCAGCTCGTCGTGGCCGTACCCGTGGTCAACGGCGACGAGTTGAGCGGGATGGTCCGCGCGGCGATCCCGCGGAGCCAGCTCTACCGCCATGTCGCGGTGACCTGGCTCGGGATGCTGGGCCTGGCCGTCGTCGCGATCGCCACCACGTGGCTGGTCGCCAGGCGGCTCGCCGCGCGGCTCGCCAGGCCGCTGGAAGAACTGTCCGCCGCCGCCGAACGGCTCGGCGAGGGCGACTTCACCGTCCGCGCGCGCCGGGCCGGGCTGCCGGAGACCGACCGGGTGGCCGAGACGCTCGACACGACCGCCGAGCGCATCCGCGAGACGCTGGAGCGGGAGCAGGCCTTCGCCGCGAACGCCTCGCACCAGCTGCGCACCCCGTTGACCGGCCTGCGGCTGCAGCTCGAAGCCGCGCTGGAGTCACCGGACATGGAGCCGAGGCACGCCATCGCGGCCGGCATCTCGTCGGCGGACCGGCTCGAGCGGACCATCGACGACCTGATCGCGTTGTCCCGCCTGACCCGCAAGCCGAACACGCCGCTCGACCTCCACGCGCTGCTCGCCGAGCTGCGGCCGGGCTGGGAGGAGCTGCTCGACGGCCGCGGCCTGCGCATCGTCACCTCCGACACCTGGCCGCCGCGCGCGTCGGCCGCGGCGGTGCGCCAGGTGCTCGGCGTGCTGCTCGACAACGCGGTCATCCACGGCAGCGGGACGGTGACCGTACTGGTCAGGGAGGCGGGCGACGCGATCGCGGTCGACGTCAGCGACGAGGGCGCCGGTATCGACGGCGACGTCGACCTGTTCGCGGTCGCGCACACCACCGCGGAGGGTCACGGCATCGGGCTGGCGCTGGCACGCAGCCTCGCCGAGGCCGAGGGCGGCAGGCTGCGGCTCACCAGGCCCACACCGCCGACGTTCACCCTGCTCCTGCCAGGGGAAGACCCGGCGGACGGGGACTAG
- a CDS encoding peptidylprolyl isomerase translates to MTYPPPHQQQPSKTPWLWISIAIVAVLALLTTGIFLVVRYLKDDEETQAADRVSTTTSTSASPSPTSAPIAIPGSRAPLPQRPAPLADPTGCEYAATPDRPASKPATKPADGAVPAAGKATVTLKTSAGTIGLDLDRALAPCTVASFVSLAKQGFYTGTSCHRLAVEGLQMLQCGDPTGKGTGGPGYAFRDETFPQIQYGRGILAMANSGPDTNGSQFFMVYGDAQLPPNYTVFGSISDEGLTVLDKVAKAGIDPASASQSPDGTGAPVLPVQFTEVTVG, encoded by the coding sequence ATGACATACCCGCCGCCACACCAGCAGCAGCCTTCGAAAACGCCATGGCTCTGGATCTCCATCGCGATCGTGGCGGTGCTCGCACTACTGACGACCGGCATCTTCCTCGTCGTCCGGTACCTCAAGGACGACGAGGAAACCCAAGCCGCCGACCGTGTCTCGACGACGACAAGCACCTCGGCGTCCCCCTCCCCCACGAGCGCGCCGATCGCGATCCCCGGTTCCCGGGCACCGCTGCCCCAGCGCCCGGCCCCGCTCGCCGACCCGACCGGCTGCGAATACGCCGCCACCCCCGACCGGCCGGCTTCGAAGCCCGCCACCAAACCCGCCGACGGCGCCGTGCCCGCCGCAGGCAAGGCGACGGTCACCCTCAAGACCAGCGCGGGCACGATCGGCCTTGACCTCGACCGCGCGCTCGCGCCCTGCACGGTCGCCAGCTTCGTCAGTCTCGCCAAGCAGGGCTTCTACACCGGGACGTCCTGCCACCGCCTCGCCGTCGAAGGATTGCAAATGCTGCAATGCGGCGACCCCACCGGCAAGGGCACCGGCGGCCCCGGTTACGCGTTCCGCGACGAGACCTTCCCGCAGATCCAGTACGGCCGCGGCATTCTCGCCATGGCCAACTCGGGCCCGGACACCAACGGCAGCCAGTTCTTCATGGTCTACGGCGACGCCCAGCTCCCGCCGAACTACACCGTCTTCGGCAGCATCTCCGACGAGGGCCTGACCGTGCTCGACAAGGTCGCCAAGGCAGGCATCGACCCGGCCTCCGCCTCCCAAAGCCCGGACGGCACCGGCGCTCCCGTCCTTCCGGTGCAGTTCACCGAGGTCACCGTCGGATAG
- a CDS encoding response regulator transcription factor: MSRLLVVEDDETIGSVLESSLRLHGYQISWQRTGRGALIEAEHGEFDLVLLDLGLPDLDGVEVCRRLRAALPSTVLVILTARQDEMDVVVGLEAGADDYLTKPVRLGELLARVRAHLRRGTTHTPSKPPIEVGRLTVDTAGRRVCLDGREISLRAKEFDLLARLAEQPGVAVSRDTLMSEVWDEHWYGSTKTLDVHIAALRRKLTDSAESPEAAPRISTLRGHGYRLERPSV; the protein is encoded by the coding sequence ATGTCGAGGCTGCTGGTGGTGGAAGACGACGAGACGATCGGTTCTGTGCTGGAGTCCAGCCTCCGGTTGCACGGCTATCAGATCTCGTGGCAGCGGACCGGCCGCGGCGCGCTCATCGAGGCGGAGCACGGGGAGTTCGACCTGGTGCTGCTGGACCTCGGGCTGCCCGACCTGGACGGGGTCGAGGTGTGCCGCAGGCTGCGGGCGGCGTTGCCGTCGACGGTGCTGGTGATCCTGACCGCGCGGCAGGACGAGATGGACGTCGTGGTCGGGCTCGAGGCGGGCGCCGACGACTACCTCACCAAGCCGGTGCGGCTGGGTGAGCTGCTCGCGCGGGTGCGGGCGCACCTGCGGCGGGGCACGACGCACACGCCGAGCAAGCCGCCGATCGAGGTGGGGCGGCTGACCGTCGACACCGCCGGGCGGCGTGTGTGTCTCGACGGGCGGGAGATCAGCTTGCGGGCCAAGGAGTTCGACCTGCTGGCGAGGCTGGCCGAGCAGCCGGGCGTGGCGGTCAGCAGGGACACGCTGATGAGCGAGGTGTGGGACGAGCACTGGTACGGCTCGACCAAGACGCTCGACGTGCACATCGCCGCGCTGCGGCGGAAGCTCACCGACTCCGCGGAGTCGCCTGAGGCGGCGCCGCGCATTTCAACGCTGCGCGGGCACGGGTATCGGCTCGAACGACCGAGCGTGTAA